A window of the Dermacentor variabilis isolate Ectoservices unplaced genomic scaffold, ASM5094787v1 scaffold_12, whole genome shotgun sequence genome harbors these coding sequences:
- the LOC142566337 gene encoding uncharacterized protein LOC142566337 → MASRNRRRYRRAGLQFGGAPSQHSFHHGMSGGGDDYPEWQDLRQKLNFIRSHRQEQSQHKPADSHDTQPGSSKTSVRGLEEPRGPEIQVPIVRKRTRITSEEESKNRENDTTECKTARQINTDEEQHGAVGKIWHSSVMTDSCNNLIMGKTMESHQSPHMHHELLLTKSDLHGRLSSAKAPDFRGSEERQASIINTQVAKKHHLSKSEDDSECVVSDNEEEEVFHQPRTDEHRRNIVCKTWNKDLIAKPDHDLTTFHYRRPSLYTDPADDAPDSMNVQHETGHDDLEHSKAAKRPRIDSTGLKKEQLERQKEVTEPQDKNEYCLRWLQWGVGRADAEDVDSPHDQGSHTPRRRRRSAQAMVSDCRHGQWLIDDEMGADAESSSSEHEPKRQKLQSPDHFWAHPQDRHSSEARSEDQQVLQELLERFQKLCEPP, encoded by the coding sequence ATGGCTTCACGGAACCGCAGAAGATATCGAAGGGCAGGCTTGCAATTCGGGGGCGCCCCATCCCAACACTCGTTCCATCACGGAATGAGTGGAGGGGGGGACGATTACCCTGAATGGCAAGACCTGCGACAGAAACTTAACTTCATCAGGAGCCACCGACAAGAGCAGTCGCAGCATAAACCAGCAGATTCCCACGATACACAGCCTGGCTCTAGTAAAACAAGTGTTCGTGGCTTGGAGGAACCACGTGGGCCAGAAATACAAGTCCCAATTGTAAGAAAACGCACACGGATTACAAGCGAGGAGGAGTCAAAAAACAGAGAGAACGATACCACAGAGTGTAAAACTGCTCGTCAAATAAACACAGATGAAGAGCAACACGGCGCAGTTGGCAAGATCTGGCACAGCAGCGTGATGACAGACTCTTGTAATAACCTGATcatgggcaaaaccatggagagCCACCAGTCACCGCACATGCATCATGAACTTCTACTCACCAAAAGCGACCTCCACGGAAGGTTGAGTAGTGCTAAAGCACCAGATTTCCGTGGCTCGGAAGAACGACAAGCATCAATCATCAATACCCAAGTGGCAAAAAAGCATCATCTGTCTAAGAGCGAGGACGATTCTGAATGCGTGGTGAGCGACAATGAAGAGGAAGAAGTTTTTCATCAACCGCGCACGGATGAACATCGTCGCAACATCGTCTGCAAAACCTGGAACAAGGACCTAATCGCAAAGCCTGATCATGACCTGACCACCTTTCATTATCGACGGCCTTCCCTATACACGGATCCTGCGGACGACGCGCCAGACTCCATGAATGTGCAGCACGAAACGGGCCACGACGACCTTGAACACAGCAAGGCGGCCAAGCGCCCGCGCATCGACTCCACTGGCCTCAAAAAGGAGCAACTCGAAAGACAGAAGGAAGTCACAGAACCCCAAGACAAAAACGAATATTGTCTGCGATGGCTTCAGTGGGGCGTCGGAAGGGCAGATGCAGAAGACGTGGACTCACCCCACGACCAGGGCAGCCACACTCCGAGGAGGCGCCGCAGGAGCGCGCAGGCAATGGTCTCGGACTGCCGCCACGGTCAGTGGTTGATCGACGACGAAATGGGCGCCGATGCggagagcagcagcagcgagcacgAACCAAAAAGGCAAAAACTGCAAAGTCCGGACCATTTCTGGGCTCACCCGCAGGATAGACACTCTTCCGAGGCTCGATCTGAGGACCAGCAGGTGCTACAAGAGTTGCTCGAACGTTTCCAGAAGCTTTGCGAGCCACCTTAA